The Streptomyces sp. NBC_01268 genome window below encodes:
- a CDS encoding DUF6243 family protein — protein MTDSKNINNPVGQGGGQRKRQSRAERQNNGPHRNLDRRGAADQKAELVRKMREKVRAAEDAEQAGEGAAQS, from the coding sequence GTGACCGACAGCAAGAACATCAACAACCCCGTGGGCCAGGGCGGCGGCCAGCGCAAGCGGCAGTCCCGTGCCGAGCGGCAGAACAACGGTCCGCACCGCAACCTGGACCGCCGGGGCGCCGCCGACCAGAAGGCGGAGCTGGTGCGCAAGATGCGGGAGAAGGTGCGCGCGGCCGAGGACGCCGAGCAGGCCGGCGAGGGCGCCGCGCAGAGCTGA
- a CDS encoding DUF1295 domain-containing protein, translated as MTGTDWGALALNLAVCAATAGAVLLTAFAVAVRRGLHRIVDIAWGLAFSAVAAVTWLLSAGHGDDGRRLLVAAMTLVWGLRLSAHIARRSRGHGEDPRYTALLDKAPGNRTLYALRTVYLGQAALVWLVSLSVQAASYSSAPLGLLALCGVAVWALGLTFEAVGDRQLARFKEDPAHRGRIMDEGLWAWTRHPNYFGDSLVWWGLYLVACTAWQPALAVLVSPVLMTLLLTVGSGKRLLEKHMAGRPGYAAYAARTSGFLPLPPRRRTHDGAESGGGTP; from the coding sequence ATGACCGGCACCGACTGGGGCGCCCTCGCCCTCAACCTCGCCGTCTGCGCGGCCACCGCGGGAGCGGTGCTCCTCACCGCCTTCGCGGTCGCCGTGCGCCGCGGGCTGCACCGGATCGTCGACATCGCCTGGGGCCTGGCCTTCAGTGCCGTCGCCGCCGTCACCTGGCTCCTCTCCGCCGGGCACGGCGACGACGGCCGGCGTCTTCTCGTCGCCGCGATGACGCTCGTCTGGGGGCTGAGGCTCTCCGCGCACATCGCTCGCCGCTCCCGCGGCCACGGCGAGGACCCGCGCTACACGGCCCTCCTCGACAAGGCCCCCGGCAACCGGACCCTCTACGCGCTGCGTACCGTCTACCTGGGCCAGGCGGCCCTCGTCTGGCTGGTCTCCCTGTCCGTCCAGGCGGCCTCCTACAGCTCCGCGCCCTTGGGGCTCCTGGCCCTGTGCGGTGTGGCGGTGTGGGCGCTCGGGCTCACGTTCGAGGCCGTCGGCGACCGTCAGCTGGCACGCTTCAAGGAAGATCCGGCCCACCGCGGCCGGATCATGGACGAGGGCCTCTGGGCCTGGACACGGCACCCCAACTACTTCGGTGACAGCCTCGTCTGGTGGGGCCTGTACCTAGTGGCCTGCACGGCCTGGCAGCCGGCCCTCGCCGTCCTGGTCTCCCCGGTCCTGATGACCCTGTTGCTCACCGTCGGCAGTGGCAAGCGCCTCTTGGAGAAGCACATGGCCGGGCGTCCCGGCTACGCCGCGTACGCCGCGCGGACCAGCGGATTCCTCCCGCTGCCCCCGCGCCGACGCACCCACGACGGGGCGGAGAGCGGCGGAGGGACCCCGTGA
- a CDS encoding class I SAM-dependent methyltransferase: protein MTRPALTSQGRSQPAGRTVGVPPQPPGRDPSAAAPAFSRADVDAGRWPDVARLPSAGPARTAVARHLVSRALDRLALTGPSAGARQPAAGPRLTLHDPDAFHRRIGRHGLIGFGESYMAGEWDSDDLVGVLTVLAGHADELVPAPLRRLRGLWAATRPAADRNTPTGARDNIQRHYDLSNDLFAAFLDPTLTYSSAVFTAFPADFESLASAQHRKIDRLLDLADVGEGTRLLEIGTGWGELALRAAARGARVTTLTLSAEQAALARERVTSAGLADRVEVQLRDYRDIEGRHDAVISVEMIEAVGAEYWPSYFTALRHALAPGGRIALQSITMGHRQMLHTAATHTFISKYVFPGGLIPSRRALADHARAAGLRTVADHGYGAHYAETLRLWRDRFTAHRSAVTALGFDAVFQRMWEFYLAYSEAGFRSRYLDVRQLLLTEGTPR from the coding sequence GTGACCCGTCCCGCCCTCACGTCCCAGGGCCGCTCCCAGCCCGCCGGCCGAACCGTCGGGGTTCCCCCGCAGCCGCCGGGCAGGGATCCCTCGGCCGCCGCGCCCGCCTTCAGCCGTGCGGACGTCGACGCCGGCCGCTGGCCGGACGTGGCCCGGCTCCCGTCGGCGGGGCCCGCCCGGACCGCCGTCGCCCGTCACCTGGTGAGCCGGGCCCTGGACCGGCTGGCCCTGACCGGGCCGTCCGCCGGCGCCCGGCAGCCGGCCGCCGGCCCGCGGCTGACGCTCCACGACCCGGACGCCTTCCACCGGCGCATCGGCCGCCACGGACTGATCGGCTTCGGCGAGTCGTACATGGCCGGCGAATGGGACAGCGACGACCTGGTCGGCGTCCTGACCGTCCTCGCGGGCCACGCCGACGAGCTGGTCCCCGCTCCGCTGCGCCGGCTCCGCGGCCTGTGGGCGGCCACCCGCCCCGCCGCCGACCGGAACACCCCCACCGGGGCCCGCGACAACATCCAGCGGCACTACGACCTGTCCAACGACCTGTTCGCGGCGTTCCTCGACCCCACCCTCACCTACTCCTCCGCGGTCTTCACCGCCTTCCCCGCCGACTTCGAGTCCCTCGCCTCCGCACAGCACCGCAAGATCGACCGGCTCCTGGACCTCGCCGACGTCGGCGAGGGCACACGGCTGCTGGAGATCGGCACGGGCTGGGGCGAGCTCGCCCTGCGGGCCGCCGCGCGCGGCGCCCGGGTCACCACGCTGACCCTCTCCGCCGAGCAGGCCGCCCTGGCCCGCGAGCGCGTCACGAGCGCCGGACTCGCCGACAGGGTCGAGGTCCAGCTGCGCGACTACCGCGACATCGAAGGACGCCACGACGCCGTGATCAGCGTCGAGATGATCGAAGCGGTCGGCGCGGAGTACTGGCCCTCCTACTTCACGGCCCTGCGCCACGCGCTCGCCCCCGGCGGCCGGATCGCCCTGCAGTCCATCACCATGGGCCACCGGCAGATGCTCCACACCGCCGCCACCCACACCTTCATCAGCAAGTACGTCTTCCCCGGCGGACTGATCCCCTCCCGCCGGGCCCTCGCCGACCACGCCAGGGCCGCGGGCCTGCGCACCGTCGCCGACCACGGCTACGGCGCGCACTACGCGGAGACCCTCCGGCTGTGGCGGGACAGGTTCACCGCCCACCGCAGCGCCGTCACCGCGCTGGGGTTCGACGCCGTCTTCCAGCGCATGTGGGAGTTCTACCTCGCCTACTCGGAGGCCGGATTCCGCTCCCGCTACCTCGACGTACGCCAACTGCTCCTCACCGAAGGGACCCCCCGATGA
- a CDS encoding DUF1365 domain-containing protein: MIRAGGGVLTAVPLGAEPTAALYECVITHVRRTPLRHVLRHRTYLWCVDLDRLPVPPGPLRPLARFDARDHFDGAAGSIRGGLDAFLAAHGVDLEGGRVVMLAHARVFGFVFNPLSVFWCHDSSGALVCVVAEVHNTYGQRHCYLLRTDGGDEAEVDKAFYVSPFFAVEGRYRMRLPLPGELLHLTVHLENDSGRAFTAVVRGRRRPATVPALLSEAVRRPWSTAAVWVGIRRHGVHLLLRGLPVHPRPRRTPQKGMLP, from the coding sequence GTGATCCGCGCCGGAGGAGGCGTCCTGACCGCCGTCCCCCTGGGCGCGGAACCCACCGCGGCGCTGTACGAGTGCGTGATCACGCACGTCCGCCGTACGCCCTTGCGCCATGTCCTGCGGCACCGTACCTACCTGTGGTGCGTGGACCTCGACCGGCTGCCGGTGCCGCCCGGGCCGCTGCGTCCGCTCGCCCGTTTCGACGCCCGCGACCACTTCGACGGAGCCGCCGGGTCCATCCGTGGCGGACTCGACGCCTTCCTCGCCGCCCACGGCGTCGACCTGGAGGGCGGGCGGGTGGTGATGCTGGCGCACGCCCGGGTGTTCGGGTTCGTCTTCAACCCGCTCAGCGTGTTCTGGTGCCACGACTCCTCCGGCGCCCTGGTGTGCGTGGTGGCGGAGGTCCACAACACCTACGGGCAGCGCCACTGCTACCTGCTGCGGACGGACGGAGGCGACGAGGCCGAGGTGGACAAGGCGTTCTACGTCTCGCCGTTCTTCGCGGTCGAGGGCCGCTACCGGATGCGCCTGCCGCTGCCCGGCGAACTCCTGCACCTGACCGTCCACTTGGAGAACGACAGCGGCAGGGCGTTCACCGCGGTCGTCCGGGGCCGCCGCCGGCCCGCCACCGTGCCCGCCCTGCTGTCCGAGGCCGTGCGCAGGCCCTGGTCCACCGCCGCGGTCTGGGTCGGTATCCGACGCCACGGCGTCCACCTGCTGTTGCGCGGTCTGCCCGTGCACCCCCGCCCCCGTCGCACCCCGCAGAAAGGCATGCTGCCGTGA
- a CDS encoding NAD(P)/FAD-dependent oxidoreductase encodes MVEGRKVAVVGAGVAGLTAAYVLAAACRVTLYEADGRLGGHAHTRELAGPGGRAIAVDSGFIVHNERTYPTLLRLFRELGIGTQDAEMSMSVRCDGCGLEYAGARGVAGLFASRAALRARYLRLLAEVPVFHRRARRLLDRGGRSGLTFGDFLREGGFSPYFVSHFALPLVAAVWSCPARTVLAYPAAYLFTFLRHHGLLSVTGSPQWKTVTGGSSAYVAAVSRHVQRVRTASPVDTVRRTGRGALITTRDGAAEAYDAVVVATHPDQALRMLADPTADETRLLGAFRYERNPTVLHTDASLLPRSPRARASWNYRMTGCAPSAAPVRVSYDMERLQRLPAGSGYVVTLGGDDGVAADRVVERMVYEHPVYTPVSVAARRELPRLSTGVTAYAGAWHGWGFHEDGCRSGVAAARSLGVSW; translated from the coding sequence ATGGTGGAAGGCCGGAAGGTGGCGGTGGTCGGGGCGGGGGTGGCGGGGCTCACCGCCGCCTACGTTCTGGCGGCGGCGTGCCGGGTCACGCTGTACGAAGCGGACGGACGGCTCGGTGGCCACGCCCACACCCGCGAGCTGGCCGGGCCCGGCGGGCGGGCGATCGCCGTGGACTCGGGGTTCATCGTCCACAACGAGCGCACCTACCCCACGCTGCTGCGTCTGTTCCGGGAGCTGGGGATCGGCACGCAGGACGCCGAGATGAGCATGTCGGTGCGGTGCGACGGCTGCGGCCTGGAGTACGCGGGCGCCCGGGGCGTGGCGGGGTTGTTCGCCTCCCGTGCCGCACTGCGGGCACGCTACCTGCGGCTCCTGGCGGAGGTGCCCGTCTTCCACCGGCGTGCCCGGCGCCTGCTGGACCGCGGGGGCCGTTCGGGGCTCACCTTCGGGGACTTCCTGCGGGAGGGCGGGTTCTCCCCGTACTTCGTCAGCCACTTCGCCCTTCCCCTGGTCGCCGCGGTCTGGTCCTGCCCCGCGCGCACGGTCCTGGCCTATCCGGCCGCCTACCTGTTCACGTTCCTGCGCCACCACGGCCTGTTGTCCGTCACCGGCTCGCCGCAGTGGAAGACCGTCACCGGCGGCTCCTCCGCGTACGTCGCGGCCGTCTCCCGACACGTCCAGCGCGTCCGGACCGCCAGCCCGGTCGACACCGTCCGGCGTACGGGGCGGGGCGCGCTGATCACGACCCGTGACGGCGCCGCCGAGGCGTACGACGCCGTGGTCGTCGCCACGCACCCCGATCAGGCCCTGCGGATGCTCGCGGACCCCACCGCGGACGAGACGCGGCTCCTGGGCGCCTTCAGGTACGAGCGCAACCCGACCGTGCTGCACACCGACGCCTCGCTCCTGCCCCGCTCGCCACGCGCACGCGCCTCCTGGAACTACCGCATGACCGGCTGCGCCCCTTCGGCAGCGCCCGTGCGCGTCAGTTACGACATGGAGCGTCTGCAGCGTCTGCCGGCCGGCTCCGGATATGTCGTCACCCTGGGCGGTGACGACGGCGTCGCCGCGGACCGGGTGGTGGAGCGGATGGTCTACGAGCACCCGGTGTACACCCCCGTCTCGGTCGCGGCGCGGAGGGAGCTGCCCCGCCTCTCCACGGGCGTGACCGCGTACGCGGGGGCCTGGCACGGCTGGGGCTTCCACGAGGACGGCTGCCGCTCCGGCGTGGCGGCCGCCCGGTCCCTGGGGGTGAGCTGGTGA
- a CDS encoding VOC family protein yields MSGTGSQATSGRAQNGRDDAAPDILLRQRDLELPPGRGPVGVLVSFAVTDVAAEYARVQREGANITTPLHHESWGEQLLELTDPDGVVVQLAEWIPPAGT; encoded by the coding sequence ATGTCGGGGACGGGCAGCCAGGCGACGTCCGGGCGGGCCCAGAACGGCCGCGACGACGCCGCCCCGGACATCCTGCTACGGCAGCGCGACCTCGAACTGCCGCCCGGCCGCGGGCCGGTCGGGGTGCTGGTGTCCTTCGCCGTCACCGATGTCGCCGCCGAGTACGCGCGAGTGCAGCGGGAAGGCGCCAACATCACCACCCCCCTGCACCACGAGTCTTGGGGCGAACAGCTGCTGGAGCTCACCGACCCCGACGGCGTCGTGGTCCAGCTCGCGGAGTGGATTCCTCCCGCCGGGACCTGA
- a CDS encoding helix-turn-helix domain-containing protein: MPGGRLTQQERRRIALGLADGLAYAEIARRLDRPASTITREVMRNGGPTAYRADLAHRATERRARRRRQGTPRGTQARPPVRGRHIEAVREYEGTFTDVLVAAGLPSMMARVMACLTLAEAGSLTAAELARHLQVSPASVSKAVAFLDGQGLIRRERGERRHERYTVDDEVWYRTMMASARSTARLVEAARQGVGVLGSHSRAAARLGDIAHVLDFVSESLSRTAMQAREILRANAEAASGGT; the protein is encoded by the coding sequence ATGCCGGGAGGCAGGCTCACTCAGCAGGAACGTCGGCGGATCGCACTGGGGCTGGCCGACGGCCTCGCCTACGCGGAGATCGCCAGGCGCCTCGACCGTCCGGCCTCGACCATCACGCGCGAGGTGATGCGCAACGGTGGTCCCACCGCCTACCGCGCCGACCTGGCCCACCGCGCCACCGAACGCCGGGCCCGCCGCCGAAGGCAGGGCACGCCCCGAGGAACGCAAGCGCGCCCGCCCGTCCGCGGACGCCACATAGAAGCCGTGCGGGAGTACGAGGGGACGTTCACCGACGTCCTCGTGGCCGCGGGCCTGCCCTCGATGATGGCCCGCGTCATGGCCTGCCTCACCCTCGCCGAGGCCGGCAGCCTCACCGCGGCCGAACTCGCCCGGCACCTCCAGGTCAGCCCGGCATCCGTCTCCAAGGCGGTCGCGTTCCTCGACGGCCAGGGCCTCATCCGCCGGGAACGTGGTGAACGCCGCCACGAGCGCTACACCGTCGACGACGAGGTCTGGTACCGGACGATGATGGCGAGCGCCCGTTCCACCGCCCGGCTCGTCGAAGCCGCACGGCAAGGCGTCGGTGTCCTCGGTTCCCACAGCCGGGCCGCCGCGCGTCTTGGGGACATCGCCCACGTCCTCGACTTCGTCTCCGAGAGCCTCAGCCGGACCGCGATGCAGGCCCGCGAGATCCTCCGCGCGAATGCCGAAGCGGCCTCAGGCGGCACGTGA
- a CDS encoding alpha/beta hydrolase family protein, producing the protein MSTMQDYQAAEQLLRRPARPGELVVGDKVRPQWIDGGDRFWYAVGNGVGWRFVLVDPAAGTRGPAFGRARLAAALAAASGQQVDPEALPFPAIQPAGNVVEFGALGAYWRWVLVEWERADIGKLTATGWTPPERFRVKAADGVTDIYGVLYRPRGFDPTQRYAVVDNVYPGPQVNRVAPCFDPGGMGMDAEPLAVLGFVVVALDGRGTPGRSKAFHDASYGRPADAGCLADHVAALRQLAETRPWTDPDRIGVFGHSGGGFAAARAMLDFPEVFKAGVALSGSHDAPPIALGPELLAELFA; encoded by the coding sequence ATGAGCACCATGCAGGACTACCAGGCCGCGGAGCAGCTCCTGCGGCGGCCCGCCCGCCCCGGCGAGCTCGTCGTCGGCGACAAGGTCAGGCCGCAGTGGATCGACGGCGGCGACCGGTTCTGGTACGCGGTGGGCAACGGCGTCGGCTGGCGGTTCGTGCTGGTCGACCCGGCGGCGGGTACCCGCGGGCCGGCCTTCGGCCGTGCCCGGCTCGCCGCCGCGCTGGCCGCCGCCTCCGGACAACAGGTCGACCCCGAGGCCCTGCCGTTCCCGGCCATCCAACCGGCTGGGAACGTCGTGGAGTTCGGTGCACTCGGCGCGTACTGGCGCTGGGTGCTGGTCGAGTGGGAGCGCGCCGACATCGGCAAGCTCACCGCCACCGGCTGGACGCCGCCCGAACGGTTCCGCGTCAAGGCAGCCGACGGGGTGACCGACATCTACGGCGTGCTGTACCGGCCGCGCGGGTTCGACCCCACCCAGCGCTACGCCGTGGTGGACAACGTCTACCCCGGCCCGCAGGTCAACCGGGTCGCCCCGTGCTTCGACCCCGGCGGGATGGGCATGGACGCCGAACCCCTCGCGGTGCTGGGCTTCGTGGTGGTGGCGCTGGACGGGCGCGGCACTCCGGGGCGGAGCAAGGCATTTCACGACGCCTCCTACGGCCGGCCGGCCGACGCGGGCTGCCTGGCCGACCACGTCGCGGCGCTGCGGCAACTGGCCGAGACCCGGCCGTGGACGGACCCGGACCGGATCGGCGTGTTCGGCCACTCCGGCGGCGGGTTCGCCGCGGCGCGGGCGATGCTGGACTTCCCTGAGGTGTTCAAAGCCGGCGTCGCCCTCTCCGGCTCGCACGACGCCCCCCCCATCGCCCTCGGTCCCGAGCTGCTCGCCGAGCTGTTCGCCTGA
- a CDS encoding alpha/beta fold hydrolase yields MREAIAGPGDARIRRVEIAGREPARVSVHGAGGQAAAYFTHVVTRPPLAGRRTLMADLLGSGLSDRPADLGYRLEDHADALTIPRTLLVGALSQPPAGTAELEAVGVRGVTVPDAGHNIVLDNPQAFAEHVASV; encoded by the coding sequence GTGAGAGAGGCGATAGCCGGACCGGGCGATGCCCGGATCCGTCGGGTGGAGATCGCCGGGAGGGAACCGGCCCGGGTGTCGGTCCACGGCGCCGGCGGACAGGCGGCGGCGTACTTCACCCACGTGGTGACCCGGCCGCCGTTGGCCGGCCGGCGCACGCTGATGGCGGATCTCCTGGGGTCCGGGCTCAGCGACCGGCCCGCGGACCTCGGCTACCGGTTGGAGGACCACGCCGACGCCCTGACGATCCCGCGCACGCTCCTCGTCGGGGCGCTCTCGCAGCCGCCGGCGGGTACGGCGGAGCTGGAAGCCGTCGGCGTCCGGGGCGTCACCGTCCCTGACGCCGGACACAACATCGTGCTCGACAACCCGCAGGCGTTCGCCGAGCACGTCGCGTCCGTCTGA
- a CDS encoding dihydrofolate reductase family protein produces MTAQRKITAGLFISLDGVVEAPDTWHFPYLNDEMEAAVGEMFAGADTLLLGRKTYESFAAAWPQRSGEMADGINGIRKLVASTTLTGTDWNNSTLIEGDVITAVKDLKQQPGGTINLTGSIALTRTLLVAGLVDELRLLVHPIALGTGLRLFPEGTARVPLRLARSATFATGVLDLTYQPA; encoded by the coding sequence ATGACCGCACAGCGCAAGATCACGGCCGGGCTGTTCATCTCGCTGGACGGCGTCGTGGAGGCGCCGGACACCTGGCACTTCCCGTACCTGAACGACGAGATGGAAGCCGCCGTCGGCGAGATGTTCGCCGGGGCGGACACGCTGCTGCTGGGCCGGAAGACCTACGAGTCGTTCGCCGCTGCCTGGCCGCAGCGGAGCGGCGAGATGGCCGACGGCATCAACGGCATCCGCAAGCTGGTCGCGTCCACCACCCTGACCGGGACCGACTGGAACAACTCCACCCTCATCGAGGGCGATGTCATCACCGCGGTCAAGGACCTCAAGCAGCAGCCGGGCGGAACCATCAACCTGACCGGCAGCATCGCCCTGACCCGCACCCTGCTGGTGGCCGGGCTCGTCGACGAACTGCGGCTGCTGGTCCACCCGATCGCGCTGGGCACCGGGCTGCGCCTGTTCCCGGAAGGTACTGCCCGGGTGCCGCTCCGGCTCGCCCGTTCGGCCACCTTCGCCACCGGCGTGCTGGACCTCACCTACCAGCCGGCCTGA
- a CDS encoding haloalkane dehalogenase: MPVQPVLDSTMFHRELGAGAPMVFLHGNPTSSHLWRDVLPAVGEPGRLLAPDLIGMGESGKPDIAYTFADQARYLDAWFDALGLDEVVLVGHDWGGALAFDWAARHPGRVRGIAFTETIIKPMAWEEFPEGGRPLFEAIKTPGVGEALILDDNAFIEQALPGTVATPLNPADLDVYRRPYPTRESRRPLLQWPRSMPLGGEPADVVARIQAYDTWLAASADVPKLLLTFAAGPGAMMGPAIVDWCAANIAGLEIEHHDAVAGHHTPEDQPRTIGAAIAAWADRHEFR, encoded by the coding sequence TTGCCCGTTCAGCCCGTACTCGACTCCACCATGTTCCACCGGGAGCTCGGCGCCGGAGCGCCGATGGTCTTCCTGCACGGCAACCCCACCTCCTCCCACCTGTGGCGGGACGTCCTCCCCGCCGTCGGCGAACCGGGCCGCCTGCTGGCCCCGGACCTGATCGGCATGGGCGAGTCGGGCAAGCCCGACATCGCCTACACCTTCGCCGACCAGGCCCGCTATCTGGACGCCTGGTTCGACGCGCTTGGCCTCGACGAGGTGGTCCTGGTCGGACACGACTGGGGCGGCGCCCTCGCCTTCGACTGGGCCGCCCGGCATCCCGGACGCGTACGTGGCATCGCGTTCACCGAGACCATCATCAAGCCGATGGCCTGGGAGGAGTTCCCCGAAGGCGGTCGCCCGCTGTTCGAGGCGATCAAGACGCCCGGGGTCGGCGAGGCCTTGATCCTGGACGACAACGCCTTCATCGAGCAGGCACTGCCTGGCACCGTCGCCACCCCGCTCAACCCGGCCGACCTGGACGTCTACCGTCGCCCGTACCCCACCCGGGAGAGCCGCCGCCCACTGCTGCAGTGGCCGCGCTCGATGCCACTGGGAGGCGAACCCGCCGACGTCGTGGCCAGGATCCAGGCCTACGACACGTGGCTGGCGGCCAGCGCGGACGTGCCCAAACTGCTCCTCACCTTCGCGGCCGGCCCTGGAGCCATGATGGGCCCGGCGATCGTCGACTGGTGCGCGGCGAACATCGCCGGCCTGGAGATCGAGCACCACGACGCGGTCGCCGGCCACCACACCCCGGAGGACCAGCCCCGAACGATCGGCGCCGCCATCGCCGCCTGGGCCGACCGGCACGAGTTCCGCTGA
- a CDS encoding SDR family oxidoreductase — MIVVTGATGNVGQELVRILVGAGARVTAVSRRRSQLPDGVRHMEADLADPPSLAAALEGADALFLLVAGEDPEGILGLAEAAGVRRVVLLSSQGAGTRPEVYRHPVAFEGAVRGSGLAWTILRSGGLNSNAFAWAGSIRTERTAAAPFGDVGLPTVDPADVAEVAAVVLRGGGHAGSTYDLTGPAPVTPRERAEAIGEALGTPVRFIEQSRAEARAQMLSFMPEPVVEGTLAILGEPLPAEQETSSAVERILGRAPRTFADWAARAAPAFR, encoded by the coding sequence ATGATTGTCGTGACGGGTGCAACCGGGAATGTCGGTCAGGAGCTCGTACGGATCCTGGTCGGAGCCGGCGCGCGGGTAACGGCCGTTTCTCGTCGCAGATCTCAACTACCGGACGGCGTGCGGCACATGGAGGCAGATCTCGCCGATCCACCGAGCCTTGCTGCCGCCCTCGAAGGAGCCGACGCGCTGTTCCTGCTCGTCGCCGGAGAGGATCCGGAGGGCATCCTCGGCCTTGCCGAGGCGGCTGGGGTGCGGCGCGTCGTCCTGCTGTCCTCCCAGGGGGCCGGGACGCGGCCGGAGGTCTACCGACACCCCGTCGCGTTCGAGGGCGCTGTACGCGGCTCGGGTCTCGCCTGGACGATCCTGCGGTCCGGTGGACTGAACTCGAACGCCTTCGCCTGGGCCGGGTCCATCCGTACGGAACGAACGGCCGCCGCGCCGTTCGGCGATGTCGGGCTGCCCACCGTCGACCCGGCGGACGTCGCCGAGGTCGCGGCTGTGGTCCTGCGCGGGGGCGGCCACGCGGGCAGCACGTACGACCTCACCGGCCCCGCTCCGGTCACCCCTCGCGAGCGGGCCGAGGCGATCGGCGAGGCCCTGGGCACTCCCGTGCGGTTCATCGAGCAGAGCCGCGCCGAGGCCCGCGCGCAGATGCTGTCCTTCATGCCCGAACCGGTGGTGGAGGGAACCCTCGCCATCCTCGGCGAGCCGCTGCCCGCCGAACAGGAGACGAGCTCCGCCGTCGAGCGCATCCTCGGCCGGGCGCCGCGCACCTTCGCCGACTGGGCCGCACGCGCCGCCCCCGCATTCCGGTGA
- a CDS encoding tectonin domain-containing protein produces MWGINPDGGIYRFTNDDATPWHNVPGGPTDFSAAADGTVWGVNANHEIFRYIGDQP; encoded by the coding sequence GTGTGGGGCATCAATCCCGACGGGGGGATCTACAGGTTCACCAACGACGACGCCACTCCGTGGCACAACGTCCCCGGTGGTCCGACCGACTTCAGCGCCGCGGCCGACGGAACCGTCTGGGGCGTCAACGCCAACCACGAGATCTTCCGCTACATCGGCGACCAGCCCTGA
- a CDS encoding NUDIX hydrolase produces MIERVRAVLVTADDTMLVIRRTRPGIPEYWVLPGGGVEPSDESREAALHREIHEEIAGKADIIRLLHTMEADDERQLFYLARIATWSFDDRTGPEFSAEGRGEYALEEVPLTLEGLDGIDLKPEEIAHVLRGAVGDGSLGVEASL; encoded by the coding sequence ATGATCGAACGAGTCCGCGCCGTCCTCGTCACCGCCGACGACACGATGCTGGTCATCCGCCGCACCCGGCCCGGCATCCCCGAGTACTGGGTCCTGCCCGGCGGCGGTGTCGAGCCCAGCGACGAGTCCCGGGAGGCCGCCCTCCACCGGGAGATCCACGAGGAGATCGCGGGGAAGGCCGACATCATCCGCCTCCTCCACACGATGGAGGCCGACGACGAGCGCCAGCTCTTCTACCTCGCCCGGATCGCGACCTGGTCCTTCGACGACCGTACCGGTCCCGAGTTCAGTGCCGAAGGCCGCGGCGAGTACGCGCTGGAGGAGGTCCCGCTGACCCTGGAGGGGCTCGACGGCATCGACCTCAAGCCCGAGGAGATCGCCCACGTGCTGAGGGGGGCCGTCGGCGACGGAAGCCTCGGAGTCGAGGCGTCGCTCTGA